The following DNA comes from Nitrospirota bacterium.
AAAGAATTTTAAAGATACCATTAAAATACTTACCGAGCTGCCGCTGAGTTATATCCATGTTTTTCCGTATTCAAAGAGGAAAGGAACCGCTGCCGAAGCAATGCCCGGACATATTGACAGCGCAGTTAAGCGCAAGCGGCTGGCAACAGTTATGGAACTTGCTGAAATTAAGAAAAATATATATAAGTCAAAGCACTTAGGCGGGATACTTGATGTAATAGTTGAAAATAAGTCACAAACATCTGGTTTTTATTCCGGTACATCAGATAATTACCTCAAGGTTTTGATTGAAGGGGACAACCTGACTGTTGGCGAAAGAATACAAGTAAAGGCAGTTTCTTTTACAAAGAAAGGGTTGCACACAGTACTGTTTCAATAGCTACACTAATACTCCTAACTTTTTGATTTTTATGATTTTTCAAACCTGCCTAAAAATTGTGCAATCCTTGAAAGAGCCTTATTGCAAGCCGATTGGAAAGGGGCAGCACCCTTGATAATCACACCTTTTAAACATTAGCCGTGAATACCTTATGTCTGATAAGATATATTATGTAAAATTAGAGAGTATGAGCTCAGTGTACACGTAATATAAACAATGTCATTCTCCAACTTGATCGGGGAATCAATAAGTTGTTATAACTACTGAATCCGCCAGTTAAACCGGTGGATGACAAATTGACATGTGCAGGTTTTTAATTTTAATGAAAATTGCTGAAGAATAGGAATATTTTGAATTATTGCCTCTTTTTGGCTTTCCACACACTGTGGAACGTGTCATGCATGACAATAGTTAAACCTGACCAGTCACTCTCATTAAATAAGTTCATTGCCTTAATTACTTTTTGGTGAATTTTCAGCCTATTAGGCTGTTTAAGGCGTACAATCAAGATACCATTGTTTTTTTCATTCCTTTTTTGCACAAAACCTTTATCTGTGGAAATCAGAAGCCTTTCATCCTTCTTAACCATTTCCCATATAACATCGTCAGTCATGCCTTCATCTGCTGTACCACGAATGTCTTTAACTTCATGCCCAATCCTGCGTAATTCTTTAACAGTCATTGCAGGAATGT
Coding sequences within:
- a CDS encoding DUF5615 family PIN-like protein, with amino-acid sequence MKIFVDENIPAMTVKELRRIGHEVKDIRGTADEGMTDDVIWEMVKKDERLLISTDKGFVQKRNEKNNGILIVRLKQPNRLKIHQKVIKAMNLFNESDWSGLTIVMHDTFHSVWKAKKRQ